The following proteins come from a genomic window of Aphelocoma coerulescens isolate FSJ_1873_10779 chromosome 18, UR_Acoe_1.0, whole genome shotgun sequence:
- the PIRT gene encoding phosphoinositide-interacting protein, which produces MEIPPKSPDGSEKSPQSKELITSNTGSTLCMSSRSESVWTSASRSKWDIYHKPVIVVSVGVAIFLFGMVITSLACFLPKNKDVYKMSGPAFLSLGLMLLVCGLVWIPIIRKKQKQRQKSQFLQSLKSFFFNR; this is translated from the coding sequence ATGGAAATCCCCCCCAAGAGCCCTGATGGGAGCGAGAAGTCCCCCCAGTCCAAGGAGCTGATCACCAGTAACACGGGCAGCACCCTGTGCATGAGCTCCCGCAGCGAGTCCGTGTGGACCAGCGCGTCCAGGAGCAAGTGGGACATTTACCACAAACCCGTCATCGTGGTGTCCGTGGGAGTTGCCATCTTCCTCTTCGGGATGGTCATCACCAGCCTGGCCTGCTTCCTGCCCAAGAACAAAGACGTTTACAAAATGTCTGGCCCGGCTTTCCTGTCCCTGGGGCTGATGCTCCTGGTCTGTGGCCTGGTCTGGATCCCCATCATCCGcaagaagcagaagcagaggcAGAAGTCCCAGTTCCTACAGAGCCTCAAGTCCTTCTTCTTCAACCGCTAA